Proteins from a genomic interval of Marmoricola sp. OAE513:
- a CDS encoding NAD(P)-dependent alcohol dehydrogenase: protein MSIQTSALVAESAGAPFVQRTVEHRDLGDNDILIDIAYAGICHSDIHQVREEWGRAIFPMVPGHEIAGTVAAVGSAVTRHKVGDRVGVGCMVDSCGDCEQCKDGQEQFCLNGNVMTYNGRGYDGNPTLGGYAQQVVVTERFAVKIPEGIELDEAAPLLCAGITVWSPLQRWGAGPGKKVAVVGLGGLGHMAVKLAAALGAEVTGISRSEDKKDDATALGATGYIAATRRTLAENRGKFDLIINTVSAPLAMNDYLGLLKPQGALVNVGIPSENYDVAPFAVVGGSKVLAGSNIGGIPETQAMLDFCAEHGIGATIETITADEVDAAYERVVAGDVRYRVVIDTSTIKVG, encoded by the coding sequence ATGAGCATCCAGACTTCTGCCCTCGTCGCCGAGTCCGCCGGCGCACCGTTCGTCCAGCGCACCGTCGAGCACCGCGACCTCGGCGACAACGACATCCTCATCGACATCGCGTACGCCGGCATCTGCCACAGCGACATCCACCAGGTCCGCGAGGAGTGGGGCCGGGCCATCTTCCCGATGGTCCCGGGTCACGAGATCGCTGGCACCGTTGCCGCTGTCGGGAGTGCCGTCACGCGCCACAAGGTCGGCGACCGGGTCGGCGTCGGCTGCATGGTCGACTCCTGCGGCGACTGCGAGCAGTGCAAGGACGGCCAGGAGCAGTTCTGCCTGAACGGCAACGTGATGACCTACAACGGGCGCGGCTACGACGGGAACCCGACGCTCGGCGGCTACGCCCAGCAGGTCGTCGTCACCGAGCGGTTCGCCGTCAAAATCCCCGAGGGCATCGAGCTCGACGAGGCCGCCCCGCTGCTGTGCGCCGGCATCACCGTGTGGTCGCCGCTCCAGCGCTGGGGCGCCGGTCCGGGCAAGAAGGTCGCCGTGGTCGGCCTCGGCGGCCTGGGCCACATGGCCGTGAAGCTCGCTGCCGCCCTGGGTGCCGAGGTTACCGGCATCTCGCGCAGCGAGGACAAGAAGGACGACGCGACCGCTCTGGGCGCGACCGGCTACATCGCGGCCACCCGCCGCACGCTCGCCGAGAACCGCGGCAAGTTCGACCTGATCATCAACACCGTGAGCGCTCCGCTGGCGATGAACGACTACCTCGGCCTGCTCAAGCCGCAGGGCGCGCTGGTCAACGTCGGCATCCCGAGCGAGAACTACGACGTCGCGCCGTTCGCGGTCGTCGGCGGCTCCAAGGTGCTCGCCGGCTCGAACATCGGCGGCATCCCGGAGACCCAGGCGATGCTCGACTTCTGCGCCGAGCACGGCATCGGCGCAACGATCGAGACCATCACCGCCGACGAGGTCGACGCGGCATACGAGCGCGTGGTGGCCGGCGACGTCCGCTACCGGGTCGTCATCGACACCAGCACGATCAAGGTCGGCTGA
- a CDS encoding nuclear transport factor 2 family protein, whose protein sequence is MSITNEQAEATVRTYLGLVATGTADEIAALYAEDATLEDPVGSDPLHGRDAIRGFYATIESLKITTELLTIRTAGGEAAFHFHISTDTGAGFAVMQPMEVMTFDEAGLITTMRAWWNDGDLTFE, encoded by the coding sequence ATGTCAATCACGAACGAGCAGGCCGAGGCCACCGTCCGCACCTACCTGGGCCTGGTCGCGACCGGGACCGCTGACGAGATCGCGGCGCTGTACGCCGAGGACGCCACCCTCGAGGACCCGGTCGGCTCGGACCCGTTGCACGGACGTGACGCGATCCGCGGCTTCTACGCGACCATCGAGTCGCTGAAGATCACGACCGAGCTGCTGACCATCCGCACCGCGGGTGGCGAGGCGGCGTTCCACTTCCACATCTCCACCGACACCGGCGCCGGTTTCGCGGTCATGCAGCCGATGGAGGTCATGACCTTCGACGAGGCCGGTCTGATCACGACCATGCGCGCGTGGTGGAACGACGGGGACCTCACCTTCGAGTGA